A single genomic interval of Candidatus Neomarinimicrobiota bacterium harbors:
- a CDS encoding SIR2 family protein, whose amino-acid sequence MDNISFLIGSGFSVPAGYPTTSEMNQKLGSIEMSKICIHTSGDARFLYGESDQNAHCMKVNERRFVQEFLEFYNRGILKDDEEFHYETFYDYYRSNIDKMEHTEDLKAFLTEFNEKYETTHNLLQAFHLTFVQLIKQLLEMKLERGHLAKPYDPKYNNFLLLIELLAETHQIHFHSLNHDLYLEHLSISDCMQGKLDDGFEELGSPYYGKLYNKYEKYYVRLSHFTNKYISKFCLYKLHGSIDHYWYKNADALNLIKLKRGISQIDLYKEEGTKDNLRYVNDPSNYMPDFLTVVNSKVGRYVEGKYYPQMVGHFENNLKSSNTLIVIGYGFGDAKINEFIEEFGNDDRKVLFIVDIKKPTTDLFQYANVHFVDGGVSGMDKEYILTNIKK is encoded by the coding sequence ATGGATAATATATCTTTCTTAATTGGCTCTGGATTTTCTGTTCCTGCAGGATATCCAACGACATCTGAAATGAATCAAAAGCTTGGCAGTATCGAAATGTCAAAAATATGCATACATACGAGCGGGGACGCTAGATTTCTATACGGAGAGTCCGATCAGAACGCCCATTGTATGAAAGTGAATGAGCGAAGATTTGTTCAAGAATTTCTTGAATTTTACAACAGGGGAATCCTTAAAGACGATGAAGAATTTCATTATGAGACCTTTTATGATTACTATAGAAGTAATATTGACAAAATGGAGCACACCGAAGACCTCAAGGCTTTTTTAACTGAATTTAACGAAAAATACGAAACAACTCACAATTTATTGCAAGCGTTTCACCTGACTTTTGTCCAATTGATTAAACAATTATTGGAAATGAAACTTGAGAGAGGTCATTTAGCTAAACCGTACGATCCAAAATATAATAACTTTCTCCTTTTGATAGAATTATTGGCAGAAACACATCAAATCCACTTTCATTCATTAAATCATGACCTGTATCTTGAACATCTATCCATCTCCGATTGTATGCAGGGGAAGTTAGACGATGGATTTGAGGAGTTAGGGTCTCCATATTACGGAAAATTATACAATAAATATGAGAAATATTATGTAAGGCTATCCCATTTCACAAATAAATACATTAGTAAATTTTGCCTCTACAAACTTCATGGAAGTATTGATCACTATTGGTATAAAAATGCAGATGCTTTAAATCTGATAAAGCTTAAAAGAGGGATATCTCAAATAGATTTATATAAGGAAGAAGGAACTAAAGATAATTTGAGATATGTAAATGATCCCTCTAATTACATGCCGGATTTTCTCACTGTAGTAAACTCAAAGGTAGGAAGATATGTAGAGGGAAAGTATTATCCGCAAATGGTGGGACATTTTGAGAATAATTTGAAATCTTCAAATACATTAATCGTTATCGGATATGGTTTTGGTGACGCTAAAATCAATGAATTCATTGAAGAATTTGGTAATGATGACCGAAAAGTATTATTTATAGTGGATATTAAAAAACCAACAACAGATTTATTTCAATATGCTAATGTCCATTTCGTTGATGGAGGAGTTTCCGGCATGGATAAAGAGTATATTTTAACCAATATTAAGAAATAA